The Chitinophagales bacterium genome window below encodes:
- a CDS encoding radical SAM protein has translation MITLFAGEFMLVPEALDVSHNWCSHNCGYCFANLNKPDRRIDPQKLFNQITNFRHQKNEVAMMLQHDMVVTASNKTDPFAKTNEQISLPMFELFEDYGIKHSIQTRGGSRIYEYLDMIKSNKVFYISITHTSDETRKNTEVGSPTIESRWELVDELLRRGNKVIVAYNPFWHEWINIDKEIENCTSRNLSGVVLQKMHINNLQYSNMTPRYKEVFKDIYDKSKSSKSRLINENHTHYTLFYNTLRENGVKVKGYSETNFDNIYSIYADVYGKNSTFRTKEDFYVWCLENKKDGDEVRFKEFYDFFSKDLPFKDKEINLTPFFRSVKTIDKSADTYTKKKGFLRDVIEVFWNDWTYKRHLTMSRNYSILLETHRGQKYRLVDENNNLIYVFHKEKQEHVGTEYSNQRLNLKR, from the coding sequence ATGATAACTTTATTTGCAGGGGAATTTATGTTAGTGCCAGAAGCCTTAGATGTTTCTCATAATTGGTGTTCGCACAATTGCGGATATTGTTTTGCAAATTTAAACAAACCTGACCGACGAATTGACCCACAAAAATTGTTTAACCAAATAACAAATTTCAGGCATCAAAAAAACGAAGTTGCTATGATGTTGCAACACGATATGGTTGTAACGGCATCTAATAAAACAGACCCATTTGCAAAAACAAATGAACAAATCAGTTTACCAATGTTTGAACTATTTGAAGATTATGGCATTAAACATTCAATACAAACGAGAGGTGGAAGCAGAATATATGAGTATTTGGATATGATAAAATCAAACAAAGTATTTTATATATCGATAACACATACCAGCGATGAAACGAGAAAAAATACAGAAGTTGGTTCTCCTACGATAGAAAGCCGTTGGGAACTTGTAGATGAATTATTACGCAGAGGAAATAAGGTTATTGTGGCGTATAATCCATTTTGGCACGAATGGATTAATATAGACAAAGAAATTGAAAATTGCACAAGTAGAAATTTATCAGGTGTTGTGTTGCAAAAAATGCATATAAATAATTTGCAATACAGTAATATGACACCAAGATATAAGGAGGTATTTAAAGATATTTACGATAAATCCAAGTCATCAAAAAGCAGACTGATTAATGAAAATCATACCCATTATACATTGTTCTACAATACACTTAGAGAGAATGGAGTTAAAGTAAAGGGATATTCAGAAACAAATTTTGATAATATTTATTCTATTTATGCTGATGTTTACGGAAAAAATTCAACATTCAGAACAAAAGAGGATTTTTATGTTTGGTGCTTAGAAAATAAAAAAGATGGAGATGAGGTAAGATTTAAAGAGTTTTACGATTTTTTTTCAAAAGATTTGCCTTTTAAGGATAAAGAAATAAATTTAACTCCTTTTTTTCGTTCAGTTAAAACAATAGATAAATCAGCAGATACTTACACCAAAAAAAAAGGTTTTTTGCGTGATGTTATTGAAGTGTTTTGGAACGATTGGACATATAAGAGGCATTTAACAATGAGCAGAAACTACTCTATATTGCTTGAAACACACAGAGGGCAAAAATATAGATTAGTAGATGAAAATAATAATTTGATATACGTGTTTCATAAAGAAAAACAGGAACACGTTGGCACGGAATATTCCAATCAACGCTTAAATCTAAAAAGATGA
- a CDS encoding PBSX family phage terminase large subunit yields the protein MTASTQVSTIEIDEAMFLPCYRHILEPNDIDIEFIWGGRDSGKSHFTAQKLILDCLQLKYFRCIMIKKTYESIKDSQWQTIKDIVEEWGLSDFFQFKVSPLEIICTNGNKFISRGCDNAPKLKSIRNPSHAWYEEGDQITIEDFTTISTTLRTNKGKVKQYFLFNPELPKGVMDKKNFWLYKNYFAGTNDKNFTKSISYEIDGKPHTVKYRSTHTTYKDNLENVTADRIAMYENLKVTNPSKYLPYCLGEWGQYSNEVPFFYGYNKMKHFAHTNYEPKEEYYIDIGFDFNITPCVCVIGQFDRENQIYHIFDTIMQDHTNIYNLSSLQAVCRKIKEKYLDSGYYLRSRIRITGDASGRSGSADRQVKQNYYYTIQKELQLLPQQFYVRGANLPHTVSGEIINEVFVNMRNNALILHNQDLLERDIETSFPDAKQSLNEAKAKFGLHVLDAWRYLMDFWFNFDKSNRTFVSKNHKKFTELIIKNVNNLKHYG from the coding sequence ATGACAGCCTCCACACAGGTATCAACAATAGAGATAGATGAGGCTATGTTCTTACCTTGTTATAGACACATATTAGAACCTAACGATATTGACATTGAATTTATTTGGGGTGGTCGTGATAGTGGCAAGTCGCATTTTACAGCACAAAAACTAATTTTAGATTGTTTGCAGTTGAAATATTTTAGGTGCATTATGATAAAGAAGACATACGAAAGCATCAAAGATAGTCAATGGCAGACAATCAAAGATATTGTAGAGGAATGGGGGTTGTCCGACTTTTTCCAATTCAAAGTAAGTCCGTTAGAAATAATTTGTACCAATGGAAATAAGTTTATAAGCAGAGGTTGTGATAATGCACCGAAATTAAAATCTATTCGTAATCCGTCACACGCCTGGTATGAGGAGGGCGACCAGATAACTATTGAAGACTTTACGACTATAAGCACTACACTAAGGACTAACAAAGGAAAAGTAAAGCAATATTTTTTATTTAATCCTGAATTACCAAAAGGTGTAATGGACAAAAAAAACTTTTGGCTTTATAAAAACTATTTTGCAGGGACAAATGATAAGAATTTCACGAAGTCAATAAGTTATGAGATTGACGGCAAACCGCATACAGTTAAATACAGAAGTACACACACAACCTATAAGGATAACTTAGAAAATGTTACAGCAGATAGAATTGCGATGTATGAGAATTTGAAAGTTACCAATCCGTCAAAGTACTTACCGTATTGTCTTGGCGAGTGGGGGCAGTATAGTAATGAAGTGCCTTTTTTCTATGGCTACAACAAAATGAAACATTTTGCTCATACCAATTATGAGCCAAAGGAAGAATACTATATTGACATAGGATTTGACTTTAACATTACTCCTTGCGTTTGCGTTATCGGTCAGTTTGATAGAGAAAATCAAATATATCACATATTCGATACTATAATGCAAGACCATACTAATATCTATAATCTTAGCAGTTTACAGGCGGTGTGCAGAAAAATAAAAGAAAAATACCTTGATAGTGGCTACTATCTTAGAAGTCGTATAAGAATTACGGGCGATGCAAGTGGTAGAAGTGGGTCTGCGGATAGGCAAGTAAAACAAAATTATTACTATACTATTCAAAAAGAATTGCAACTACTACCACAGCAGTTCTATGTTAGGGGGGCAAATTTACCGCATACTGTGAGTGGCGAAATAATTAACGAAGTGTTTGTTAATATGAGAAATAATGCCTTAATTCTCCACAATCAAGACTTATTGGAACGAGATATTGAAACGTCGTTTCCTGACGCTAAGCAGTCGTTAAATGAAGCTAAGGCTAAATTTGGGTTGCACGTTTTAGATGCGTGGAGGTATTTAATGGATTTTTGGTTTAATTTTGACAAAAGTAATCGTACATTTGTGAGCAAGAATCATAAGAAATTTACGGAATTAATAATAAAAAATGTGAATAATTTAAAGCACTATGGATAA